Proteins from a genomic interval of Alosa alosa isolate M-15738 ecotype Scorff River chromosome 8, AALO_Geno_1.1, whole genome shotgun sequence:
- the insm1a gene encoding insulinoma-associated protein 1a, translated as MPRGFLVKRNKKATPVSYRVRSDEEEQGQFPVLPTQANALTSGTIASSPPRAATSSPNSEPARDTSRQDAKPVQFGNPEAVYQALYSPTRPVSKEHERAYFERRFNLGSPVSAESFPTPAALNSLDHLLFAPVDLKIGTSNSNRSGTTNSVPTTTATTNTTKRPSSDNTERKSRPAPKKPKAIRKLQFEDEVTTSPVLGLKIKEALVDQKPTQPPSAGDKPLGEFVCQLCREAYVDPFALAQHKCSRIVRVEYRCPECDKVFSCPANLASHRRWHKPKPQNATMVSGNQNPKSEVTKMPAGDKGASTEIAKDTVRAELASDRDTPSPGLSESGSEDGLYDCHHCGKKFKRQAYLRKHILSHHASQSQDAGLTAQSEGKAKTPFALDQAQNQVPLNLSSSECHLCPVCGENFPSRVSQERHVRLQHSSQVYPCKYCPAMFYSSPGLTRHINKCHPSENRQVILLQMPVRPAC; from the coding sequence ATGCCCCGAGGATTTTTAGTGAAAAGGAACAAGAAAGCAACACCTGTTTCCTACAGAGTTCGCTCTGATGAGGAGGAACAGGGACAGTTCCCGGTCCTGCCGACACAGGCGAATGCTCTGACATCCGGCACGATCGCATCCAGCCCTCCTCGTGCTGCAACATCATCACCAAATAGTGAGCCCGCCCGGGACACATCCAGACAGGATGCTAAACCAGTTCAGTTCGGAAATCCGGAGGCAGTGTACCAGGCATTATACAGCCCCACCCGGCCCGTCAGCAAGGAACATGAGCGGGCATATTTTGAGAGACGCTTCAACCTCGGTTCACCGGTCTCCGCGGAGTCATTCCCGACACCTGCGGCTCTCAACAGTTTAGATCACCTCCTGTTCGCACCAGTGGACCTAAAAATCGGAACCAGCAACAGCAACCGGAGCGGCACCACTAACAGCGTCCCAACAACAACTGCTACAACCAACACAACAAAAAGACCTTCATCCGACAACACCGAGCGCAAGAGCAGGCCAGCGCCTAAAAAACCCAAAGCGATCAGGAAACTGCAATTTGAGGATGAGGTCACAACTTCACCAGTGCTCGGATTGAAAATAAAGGAGGCACTGGTCGACCAGAAACCCACACAGCCACCTTCCGCGGGCGATAAGCCTCTCGGAGAGTTTGTCTGTCAGTTATGCCGAGAGGCATACGTCGACCCGTTCGCTTTAGCCCAGCACAAGTGCTCGCGCATCGTCAGAGTCGAGTACAGGTGTCCGGAGTGTGACAAGGTCTTCAGCTGCCCCGCTAACCTGGCGTCCCACAGACGCTGGCACAAGCCGAAACCTCAAAATGCAACGATGGTTTCTGGAAACCAAAACCCCAAATCGGAGGTCACCAAAATGCCCGCCGGGGACAAGGGTGCGTCGACCGAGATTGCCAAGGATACCGTGCGCGCGGAGCTTGCGAGTGACAGAGACACACCCAGCCCCGGGCTGTCAGAGTCGGGATCTGAAGATGGGCTATACGATTGTCACCACTGCGGGAAAAAGTTCAAACGTCAAGCTTATTTGAGGAAGCACATTTTGTCTCATCACGCCTCCCAAAGCCAAGATGCTGGCCTGACAGCCCAGAGCGAGGGCAAAGCGAAGACACCGTTCGCTTTAGATCAGGCACAAAACCAAGTACCGCTGAATCTCAGTTCTTCTGAGTGTCACTTGTGCCCGGTTTGTGGCGAGAACTTTCCCAGCAGAGTGAGTCAAGAGAGGCACGTTCGCCTCCAGCACTCCTCACAGGTGTACCCCTGCAAATACTGCCCTGCGATGTTCTACAGCTCCCCGGGACTAACGCGACACATCAACAAATGTCACCCGTCGGAAAATCGCCAAGTCATCCTGTTACAGATGCCTGTGCGCCCAGCCTGCTAA